One Streptomyces sp. V4I8 genomic window carries:
- a CDS encoding diiron oxygenase, producing the protein MTTLRQENAPSERTLSSLTAQYTERWEARSSVRTRPRKTIDFTQSGFFFPEDKQPLLLAEEVRTLGQAAKDDILVQSLYKYLHDIVNLEIKEIVSACSKVLHGDLPVTFTEETRLNTYSIVIDEYYHVYLAQDMILQLRQRYPHLSDIDYALPDSRRAVSEIRDKLDPRYHDVFEVLANCCFETTLVRELVEFFNSPGVHPSIKYYVNDHMNDESRHYAFFFDLMTHLWREIPEDFREAIGTHLAEFVTLYLSVESEKQFNTELLSTLIDDREQARASVESLYAGFEITPDVPIVKNVLRALGNAGMLAHPTVRAGFARIGWTV; encoded by the coding sequence ATGACCACCCTCCGGCAGGAGAACGCCCCGTCCGAGCGGACGCTGTCCAGCCTGACCGCGCAGTACACGGAGCGCTGGGAGGCCCGCTCCTCCGTCCGCACCCGCCCCCGCAAGACCATCGACTTCACACAGAGCGGCTTCTTCTTCCCCGAGGACAAGCAGCCCCTGCTGCTGGCCGAGGAGGTCCGGACGCTCGGACAGGCCGCCAAGGACGACATCCTTGTGCAGTCCTTGTACAAGTACCTGCACGACATCGTGAACCTGGAGATCAAGGAGATCGTCTCGGCCTGCTCCAAGGTCCTCCACGGGGACCTGCCCGTGACGTTCACCGAGGAGACCAGGCTCAACACCTACTCGATCGTGATCGACGAGTACTACCACGTCTACCTCGCCCAGGACATGATCCTCCAGCTGCGCCAGCGCTACCCGCACCTGAGCGACATCGACTACGCGCTGCCGGACTCCCGGCGCGCCGTCAGCGAGATCCGCGACAAGCTCGACCCTCGCTACCACGACGTCTTCGAGGTCCTCGCCAACTGCTGCTTCGAGACGACCCTCGTGCGCGAACTCGTCGAGTTCTTCAACAGCCCCGGCGTGCACCCCTCGATCAAGTACTACGTCAACGACCACATGAACGACGAGTCCCGGCACTACGCGTTCTTCTTCGACCTGATGACCCATCTGTGGCGGGAGATCCCCGAGGACTTCCGCGAGGCCATCGGCACCCACCTCGCGGAGTTCGTCACCCTCTACCTGTCCGTGGAGTCCGAGAAGCAGTTCAACACCGAGCTGCTCAGCACCCTCATCGACGACCGCGAACAGGCCCGCGCCTCCGTGGAGTCGCTGTACGCCGGGTTCGAGATCACCCCCGACGTGCCGATCGTCAAGAACGTCCTGCGGGCCCTCGGCAACGCCGGAATGCTCGCCCACCCCACCGTGCGCGCCGGCTTCGCCCGCATCGGCTGGACGGTCTGA
- a CDS encoding MFS transporter, translating to MNNNRFLPALLVVALIGTIIELDMSVPSFPDIARALDASESSVQLTVTYNFFGYCLGALVYGPLSDRFGRRGVMLIGNAVMLVGALGCAIAPTIEFLLASRFVQGIGASTSVVLVFVIIADVYEGTQLLKMFGLTNAAMSTFMTAAPALGGVVNRTIGWRGNYAVVFGITLVSLLLMALFLPETRTERVKVGVRQVAGDYRRLLGSREFVAASLVPSLLFAAYMVFIAASSFLYTDTFGLSTLAFAGNLLVIVASFAVTSLFATKLMTLVGGPGRTVACSIAAAVTGVVLFLAFGDGPVSTTVSLAVFCVGFAAVYPVVFGRSLQVFPELQGAASSLNMSGRALLVTLFTGVASSLFTGDAVVTAGVMAVATVVAVPLAFLKPRAAAGEQAPDRSDAVTGTG from the coding sequence ATGAACAACAACAGATTCCTGCCCGCGCTGCTCGTCGTGGCGCTGATCGGCACCATCATCGAGCTGGACATGTCCGTGCCCAGCTTCCCCGACATCGCACGGGCGCTGGACGCGTCCGAGTCGTCGGTCCAACTCACCGTCACCTACAACTTCTTCGGCTACTGCCTGGGCGCCCTCGTCTACGGACCGCTGTCCGACCGGTTCGGCCGGCGCGGCGTCATGCTGATCGGCAACGCCGTCATGCTGGTCGGAGCGCTGGGCTGCGCGATCGCGCCGACCATCGAGTTCCTGCTCGCCTCCCGGTTCGTACAGGGCATCGGCGCCAGCACCTCCGTGGTGCTCGTCTTCGTGATCATCGCGGACGTCTACGAGGGCACGCAGCTGCTCAAGATGTTCGGGCTGACCAACGCCGCCATGTCCACCTTCATGACGGCCGCCCCGGCTCTCGGCGGCGTGGTCAACCGCACCATCGGCTGGCGCGGCAACTACGCGGTGGTCTTCGGTATCACCCTGGTGTCGCTGCTGCTCATGGCGCTGTTCCTGCCCGAGACCAGGACCGAGCGGGTCAAGGTCGGCGTCCGGCAGGTGGCGGGCGACTACCGACGGCTGCTGGGCAGCAGGGAGTTCGTCGCCGCGTCGCTCGTGCCCAGCCTGCTGTTCGCGGCGTACATGGTGTTCATCGCCGCCAGCTCGTTCCTGTACACGGACACCTTCGGGCTGTCCACGCTGGCCTTCGCGGGCAATCTGCTGGTCATCGTCGCGTCGTTCGCCGTCACCAGCCTCTTCGCCACGAAGCTCATGACCCTCGTCGGAGGTCCCGGGCGCACCGTGGCGTGCAGCATCGCCGCCGCCGTGACCGGTGTCGTGCTGTTCCTCGCCTTCGGCGACGGTCCGGTGTCCACCACCGTTTCGCTGGCCGTGTTCTGCGTCGGCTTCGCCGCCGTCTACCCGGTCGTCTTCGGCCGGTCCCTCCAGGTCTTCCCCGAACTGCAGGGGGCGGCGTCCTCGCTGAACATGAGCGGCCGGGCGCTGCTGGTCACCCTGTTCACCGGGGTCGCGAGCAGCCTGTTCACCGGTGACGCCGTCGTCACCGCGGGAGTGATGGCCGTGGCCACCGTCGTGGCCGTACCGCTGGCCTTCCTCAAGCCCCGCGCGGCGGCCGGCGAGCAGGCCCCGGACCGGTCCGACGCGGTGACCGGAACCGGCTGA
- a CDS encoding proline iminopeptidase-family hydrolase, with translation MSELTSGARCAVPGGRIWYDILNPGAPGTPLVTVHGGPGTPHDYLRPLADALPGHPVVVYDQTGCGRSTPWPTDGRPWRLERLVDELDVLVTTLGLRRFHLLGHSFGTMIACDFALRGTHRPDWLVLVSPVLNVRKYEEDMRQLLFRLPPRTAQAISDALRTDRYDTAAYREAALVFAERHMCRVEWPDELVDATLGTVTSVRDALWGPTEFRVTGGLRSYTRSEQLPGLDVPTLFLGGEHDFVPARACEAYARAVPRGQTAVVPGASHMPHLERPELFAKEVLTRIGGPG, from the coding sequence GCCGGATCTGGTACGACATCCTCAACCCCGGCGCCCCGGGCACCCCGTTGGTCACCGTCCACGGCGGCCCCGGCACCCCCCACGACTATCTGCGGCCCCTCGCCGACGCCCTGCCCGGCCATCCCGTGGTGGTCTACGACCAGACGGGCTGCGGGCGCTCCACACCGTGGCCCACCGACGGGCGGCCCTGGCGGCTGGAACGCCTCGTGGACGAACTCGACGTCCTCGTCACCACCCTCGGCCTGCGGCGCTTCCACCTCCTCGGCCACTCCTTCGGCACGATGATCGCCTGCGACTTCGCGCTGCGCGGCACCCACCGCCCCGACTGGCTGGTCCTGGTCTCGCCGGTGCTGAACGTCCGCAAGTACGAGGAGGACATGCGGCAGTTGCTGTTCCGACTGCCGCCTCGGACGGCCCAGGCCATCAGCGACGCCCTGCGCACCGACCGGTACGACACCGCCGCGTACCGGGAGGCGGCGCTCGTCTTCGCCGAGCGCCATATGTGCCGCGTCGAATGGCCCGACGAACTGGTCGACGCGACCCTCGGCACGGTCACGTCGGTGCGGGACGCCCTGTGGGGGCCCACCGAGTTCCGCGTGACCGGCGGCCTGCGCTCCTACACGCGCAGTGAGCAGCTGCCCGGCCTGGACGTCCCCACCCTGTTCCTGGGCGGGGAGCACGACTTCGTGCCCGCCCGGGCCTGCGAGGCCTACGCCCGGGCCGTACCGCGCGGACAGACGGCGGTCGTCCCGGGCGCCTCCCACATGCCGCACCTGGAGCGACCCGAGCTGTTCGCCAAGGAAGTGCTCACCCGGATCGGCGGACCCGGGTGA
- a CDS encoding cyclopropane-fatty-acyl-phospholipid synthase family protein: protein MASTVSHHTGTRITDAASTERIAADIERRLRAADRLVLPLADTLELLHELQQFDLGRFLLHNRGLNGYWTSYIFRNAPEGPVTPLEHWLLNDSLLCRARERYHRFRALVAECVTDGATLASIPSGVMDDLLTQDYRGIEDVRLVGVDLDTESLRYAEENARRYGLADRTSFRHEDAWNLGAEAEFDLVVSNGLNMYESDPERLTGLYRSFHRALRPGGRLLISFLTPPPPPPWEAPEHAAAWGKYGIGEDDLRRELSLMGDIVRATYLNFADESDVRAQLTAAGFTVRSVQYSAGGVLPIATAVK, encoded by the coding sequence ATGGCATCAACCGTTTCCCACCACACCGGCACCAGGATCACCGACGCGGCGAGCACCGAGCGGATCGCGGCGGACATCGAGCGCCGGCTGCGCGCAGCCGACCGGCTCGTCCTGCCCCTGGCGGACACCCTCGAACTGCTCCATGAACTCCAGCAGTTCGACCTCGGCCGCTTCCTGCTGCACAACCGCGGCCTGAACGGCTACTGGACGTCGTACATCTTCCGCAACGCCCCCGAGGGCCCCGTCACCCCGCTGGAACACTGGCTGCTCAACGACTCCCTGCTGTGCCGGGCCCGTGAGCGCTACCACCGCTTCCGGGCACTCGTCGCCGAGTGCGTCACCGACGGCGCCACCCTGGCATCCATCCCCTCCGGAGTCATGGACGACCTGCTCACCCAGGACTACCGGGGCATCGAGGACGTACGGCTGGTGGGCGTCGACCTCGACACCGAGTCCCTGCGGTACGCCGAGGAGAACGCCCGGCGATACGGGCTCGCCGACCGCACGTCCTTCCGTCACGAGGACGCCTGGAACCTCGGCGCCGAGGCGGAGTTCGACCTCGTCGTCAGCAACGGCCTCAACATGTACGAGTCCGACCCGGAGCGGCTGACCGGCCTGTACCGGAGCTTCCACCGGGCACTGCGGCCCGGCGGCCGGCTGCTGATCAGCTTCCTCACCCCGCCGCCCCCGCCGCCGTGGGAGGCCCCGGAGCACGCCGCGGCCTGGGGGAAGTACGGCATAGGCGAGGACGATCTGCGCCGCGAACTGTCCCTCATGGGTGACATCGTCCGGGCGACGTATCTGAACTTCGCCGACGAGAGCGACGTACGCGCCCAGCTGACGGCGGCCGGCTTCACGGTGCGGTCGGTCCAGTACAGCGCCGGCGGCGTGCTGCCCATCGCCACAGCCGTCAAGTGA
- a CDS encoding ABC-F family ATP-binding cassette domain-containing protein encodes MITATDLELRAGARVLLQQSSFRIAKGDRVGLVGRNGAGKTTLTKCLAGEGPSAGGTVTSAGAVGYLPQDPRTGDLDVLALDRILSARGLDAVIRALRECQNRIADGPRAAQEKALRTYERLESEFLAKGGYAAEAEAATIAASLGLPDRVLDQPLRTLSGGQRRRVELARILFSDADVLLLDEPTNHLDADSIVWLRDFLKHYQGGFVVISHDLDLIETVVNKVFHLDANRCALDVYNMGWARYQTQRSADERRRRRERSNAERKAAALTYQANRLRAGTKAVAAQNMARRAERLLAGLEEERRADKVAKLRFPEPAPCGRTPLAAESLSKAYGSLEVFAGVDLAVDRGSRVVILGLNGTGKTTLLRLLAGVEKPDTGQVVEGHGLKLGYYAQEHETLDPDRTVLENMRRSSPGLDTVEIRKVLGSFLFSGDDVDKPAGVLSGGEKTRLALATLVVSSANVLLLDEPTNNLDPASREEILGALRTYQGAVVLVTHDEGAVEALQPERIILLPDGVEDLWNDTYADLVALA; translated from the coding sequence GTGATCACCGCCACCGACCTCGAACTGCGCGCAGGCGCCCGCGTCCTGCTCCAGCAATCGTCCTTCCGCATCGCCAAAGGCGACCGCGTCGGCCTCGTCGGCCGCAACGGCGCGGGCAAGACCACCCTCACCAAATGCCTGGCCGGCGAAGGCCCCTCGGCCGGCGGCACCGTCACCAGCGCCGGAGCGGTCGGTTATCTGCCGCAGGACCCGCGCACCGGAGACCTCGACGTACTGGCCCTGGACCGGATTCTGTCCGCGCGCGGCCTGGACGCCGTGATCCGGGCCCTGCGCGAGTGCCAGAACCGCATCGCGGACGGGCCCCGTGCCGCCCAGGAGAAGGCGTTGCGGACCTACGAGCGGCTGGAGAGCGAGTTCCTCGCCAAGGGCGGCTACGCGGCCGAGGCCGAGGCCGCCACCATCGCCGCCAGCCTCGGCCTGCCCGACCGCGTCCTGGACCAGCCGCTGCGCACCCTCTCCGGCGGCCAGCGCAGGCGGGTGGAGCTGGCCCGCATCCTCTTCTCGGACGCGGACGTCCTGCTCCTGGACGAGCCGACGAACCACCTCGACGCCGACTCGATCGTCTGGCTGCGCGACTTCCTCAAGCACTACCAGGGCGGGTTCGTGGTCATCTCGCACGACCTCGACCTGATCGAGACGGTCGTCAACAAGGTGTTCCACCTGGACGCCAACCGCTGCGCCCTGGACGTCTACAACATGGGCTGGGCGCGGTACCAGACCCAGCGCAGCGCCGACGAGCGCCGCCGCAGGCGGGAGCGCAGCAACGCCGAACGCAAGGCCGCCGCCCTCACCTACCAGGCCAACCGGCTGCGCGCCGGCACCAAGGCGGTCGCCGCACAGAACATGGCCCGCCGCGCGGAACGTCTGCTGGCGGGGCTGGAGGAGGAGCGGCGCGCCGACAAGGTGGCCAAGCTCCGCTTCCCCGAACCGGCCCCCTGCGGCAGGACACCCCTGGCCGCGGAGAGCCTGTCGAAGGCGTACGGCTCACTGGAGGTCTTCGCCGGCGTCGACCTGGCCGTGGACCGCGGCTCGCGCGTGGTGATCCTCGGTCTGAACGGCACCGGGAAGACGACCCTGTTGCGGCTGCTGGCCGGCGTGGAGAAGCCCGACACCGGCCAGGTGGTCGAGGGCCACGGACTCAAGCTCGGCTACTACGCGCAGGAGCACGAGACGCTCGACCCGGACCGCACGGTGCTGGAGAACATGCGCAGATCGTCGCCCGGCCTGGACACGGTGGAGATCCGCAAGGTGCTCGGCTCGTTCCTGTTCTCCGGTGACGACGTGGACAAGCCGGCCGGTGTGCTGTCCGGCGGCGAGAAGACCCGGCTGGCCCTCGCCACGCTGGTGGTGTCCTCGGCCAACGTGCTGCTGCTGGACGAGCCGACCAACAACCTCGACCCGGCGAGCCGCGAGGAGATCCTCGGGGCCCTGCGCACCTACCAGGGCGCCGTCGTCCTCGTCACCCACGACGAGGGCGCCGTGGAGGCCCTCCAGCCGGAACGGATCATCCTGCTGCCGGACGGCGTAGAGGACCTGTGGAACGACACGTACGCCGATCTCGTGGCGCTGGCCTGA